In Syntrophales bacterium, the genomic stretch TCACCGCTTTTTTTGTTTTTTTAACCTTCTCCCCGAATCTCTCAGCCATAGCGATAAGTGCATCTTCCCTTCTCTTTCTGTACTCTTCTGTATCAACGATAATCTTTTTCAAGACATTTGCCGTCTTATTCACTGCCCTGTTCACGATATACTGGATGGCATCCAGATTCTGCCCCCTTTTTCCAATGAGCAGTCCACCTCCGTCACCTTTGATATTAAGGACAACCGTCTCTGACGTTTCCTCAACGTTTACGGGACAGGAAAGGTTCATCCTAAAAAGGATGCCCTCCAGGAACCTTTTGGCCCTGATGCCAACTGATTCACACGGTTCTTCGGTTTTAATAGATTCTCCAGAGCCTGAACCGAAGCCTTTCTGGATCATCTTCTGTGGTTGTTCAAGGGATGCATTGAGTGTTGCATCAAGGGACATTATACTTGCCCTGACCTTTGCTCTTTTAGAGCCCAAGCCGAGAAAACCGCTGGTACCTTCAGAAATAATTTCAATATTGAGCTTTTCCCTCGGTACGTCAAATTCATAACATGCCTTTTCTATG encodes the following:
- the jag gene encoding RNA-binding cell elongation regulator Jag/EloR produces the protein METLEIEGKTIDKAIEKACYEFDVPREKLNIEIISEGTSGFLGLGSKRAKVRASIMSLDATLNASLEQPQKMIQKGFGSGSGESIKTEEPCESVGIRAKRFLEGILFRMNLSCPVNVEETSETVVLNIKGDGGGLLIGKRGQNLDAIQYIVNRAVNKTANVLKKIIVDTEEYRKRREDALIAMAERFGEKVKKTKKAVTVGHMNARDRRIIHLTLQNDELLTTKSRGEGEYRKIIIMPAKKE